Genomic window (Paenibacillus sp. 37):
TCTCCCATTCTTCCACGTCAATCCTGAATTCACCCGTCTCCAATAGATAACCAAACTGTTGATAACGAATGACCATCTTGTCCTCACCCATGAATTCGTTCATCATGCTGCGTAAGCGATGGATGCCACTGTGCAGATTGGATATACCTCTCCGCTCATCCAACTCTGGCCACAACAGTTCAAGTAGCTTATCCCGCTTAATCGGTTTGTTCCGATGGTGGAGCAAATAGGCAAATAACTCTCTAATCTTGGTTGTTCTGAACTTCATATGTTTTGGCGTCTCATTTGGGTGCACTTGGACTTGGAGCATCCCCAGACAACGGATCAACATGGATGGCCCTTCTGCTATATTCAGACTTGCTGACACCGTTCGGCGTTGATACATCTTCATCGTTTTTTCCAAACGGTCACGCGTTACAGGCTTCATAATATAGTCCAGCACTTCAAGCCCATAGGCCGTCAGTGCATGTTCGTTATATGCGGTTGTGAAAATAACTTCTGTTCCAGGAGAAACCTCATGGATACGTTCGGTTGCCTCGATCCCGTTCATCCCCGGCATTTGAACGTCCATGAAGACGATTTCCGGCAGATGAAGTTTGATCTGATCTATGGCTTCCTGTGCCGTCAGAAAAGAGCCGATAACTTCGCAATCCTCTCTCTCTTGCAACAGTTTGTTCAACCTGCTCAGAGCGAGATATTCATCATCTACCAAAATCACTCTCATATGCACAACTCCTCTGGCTCACTGATCACCCTTTAATCTATAATTTTACCATAAATCCTGACGTGGGACCGCTATCATTTATATATAGAATCTATGTTCCGGTATTCAAAAAAATGTTCATCTTTGGAAGAGGACATGCAGGAATTTGAAATAAACTGTCGAAAACTAAAGTCTGCCATGAAACCTATAACCTATAAAAAGACACCCCGATATGTATTGCTGTCGATTCTATTCCTGACTATTTTGCTTGGCTTTCGCTGGATATGGTCTGAGACTTTCACTATACCCGCACATCCTGAACCCATTGAAGGCTTGTTAGACCTTCGAGGCTGGGACCTCGCCAACACTTCACCCATATCCCTGGATGGAGAATGGGAGTTTTATCCCCAGACGTTAATCTCTACTCGTGACGCGAAAATAACGGATAACCCATCCTCATGGATTCAAGTTCCTGATGACTGGCGTAATGCATTACCACAATCCTCATCATCGTTCGGATATGGGACGTACCGTCTTCGCATACTTTTAGATCCATCTGTGGAGGAAGTCTCTCTCTGGGCTCAGAAAATCCAGGCATCTTCGATCATCGAGATGAACGGGACCATTGTTGCCGAATTCGGCCAACCTGCCACTCATGCCGAAGCCTATCGACCAGAAAGGACTGCATTTACAACTTCCTATGTGCTTGACGGCGCCAGTGAACTTAATCTTTTGGTGCAGACAGCCAATTTTGACGATCCATATAGCGGTGGGATCACACGCTCTCTCTATTTTGGTTCTCCAGAAGCCATTGGAAGTGAACGAGGATTATCCATTGACCTGCAAAAGATTACATTCGCCATACTGATTTTGCACAGCCTATACGCTTTTGTTATGTTTCTGTTTATCCGGAAGGAACGAGCTCTGCTGACGTTCTCAATGCTAACACTGGTTGCTGCCCTAACGGTCGTCTCCGACCATGACAGTCTGTTATTAAGTTGGATTCCACTCAACTTCACTTGGATCGTTAAGGCCAAAGCGTTATCCTATCCGTTGTTCGCATTCTTTCTTTTACAGATGGCTAGAAGCTTCTCCCATAGTCTACAAGGACGTAGATTATTCCGAGCCTATGCCAGCATGCTTGGTATCTACTTTGTATTTCTATTGATTGCACCGGTGACCCTTGTCTACCATGTGCTGGAGACAGGACTTTCTAATTTCCTGTACCTATTTGCTATCGGCTGGTCTGTGTACCTGTTCTTCCGCATGGCTGCCGAGAAGCGAAGGGACGCCAGCTTTTTGTTATTTGCGGCAACCAGCAGCTTATCCAGCGTACTATGGGGAATTGTGAACTCACATAGCGAAATTACCAATGTATATTATCCAATAGATGTTATTGCGGCCATATTCGGCTTTGCCGCGTATTGGTTCAGGAAATACTTCCGTAATTCAAGCGAAATTGAGAAGTTGTACGAGCAGCTCAAAGAGGAGGATCGCCAGAAGGATCAGTTTCTTGTGAATACGGCTCATGAATTGCGTACACCGCTGCACGGGATCATCAATATCGCCGAGAGCATCGCGGTCCGTGAACGGCGTAAATCAGGTGGGCAACAGGCAGAAGACATGAAGCTGTTAGTTACCATCGGCCGACGCATGTCCCAACTGGTTGATGACCTCCTTGATGTCATTCGTTTGAAGGAAAAACGTATTACACTTCAGAAGAAACCTTTATCTCTTGCCTCGGTCATTCCAGGCGTGATCGGTATGTTCCGATTCATGGCAGAGGGCAAGCCCATCCATATGCAGGTGGATATTCCAGACTCACTGCCGTTGATTCAGGCCGATGAGAGAAGACTTGTTCAGGTGCTCTACAACCTGTTGCATAATGCACTCAAATTTACCGATGAGGGTACAATTACCGTGTCCGTTCGGGAACATGGAGAGTACGTCTTGATTCAAATTTCAGATACAGGTGTTGGTATGAGTGAGGAGATACAACAGCGAATATTCGAGGCGTATGAACAAGGGACTCCAGAGGCCCGTTTAAGCGGAGGAATCGGCCTCGGTCTCAATATCAGTAGGCAGCTTACCGAACTCCATGGCGGCCAACTCACCGTGCAATCCGTACCTGGGCAAGGATCGACCTTCCAGATCTCGCTTCCACGGGAAGACACTGCATCGCTATCGGACCAGACTGAGCAGCAATGGGACGCTCACAGCTTCGATGAAATTGCGATTGCAGAGCCGCAGCAGCAGACCGTCTCTCATGATAAGACTGCCGCAAGAATTCTTGCCGTCGATGATGATCCTGTTAACCTGCGAGTACTGATCTCCATGCTTGCGAATGAACCTTACCATATTCAACCTGCAGCCTCGGCGCTTGAGGCACTTGAATTGTTGGATAAGGAGCCTTGGGACTTACTGATTGCCGATGTCATGATGCCCCATATATCCGGTTATGAATTGACCGAGAAAGTACGCAAGCGTTATTCGGTATCCGAGCTTCCCATCCTGTTGCTGACGGCCCGTAACGAACCAGCGGATGTATACGCCGGATTCATGGCCGGTGCTACGGACTATGTCACCAAGCCCGTGGATGCCGTTGAATTAAGGCATCGCATCGGGTCTCTAATTGTACTGAAACAATCCATTGATGAGCGACTGCGCATGGAGGCTGCTTACTTACAAGCACAGATTCAGCCCCATTTTCTTTTTAATACGCTCAATTCAATCATGGTTCTTAGTGAGATGGACACGGAGCGAATGCAGAAACTGGGCGATGCTTTTATCGAGTACCTTCAGACCAGCTTTCATTTTGTTAATTCGGAGAAAATGGTTGAGGTCACTCATGAGTTGGATCTCTCCCGCGCCTATCTCTACATTGAGAAAGAACGATTCATGCATCGGTTGAACGTCATCTGGGATATTCCCGATGATCTCGATCTATCCCTGCCGCCACTCACCATTCAACCGCTCATTGAGAATGCTGTTCGACATGGTATTCTCAGCAAAGTTGAGGGTGGAACCGTGCATATCCGAATTATCAACCAAACAGCGTCCACCTTGATTGAGATCGAGGATGACGGTGTGGGGATGCAGCCCGAGCAGATCGAACGGGCACTGGCATGGCCCAAGAAAGGTCCCGGCGGAACTGGAGGCATTGGATTAACCAACACACATCGCCGGTTGACCCAGATGTACGGACAAGGTTTGACCATCGTCAGCTCGCCGGGCCAAGGTACGAAAGTTTCCTTTGTCATCCCTTTGGACCACAGCATAAGAGCCTGAGCGATAAGATCGTTCTAATGACTCTACAGCCGCATACTGTACGATCGGTATCCGTATACTTTGTGTAAAAGGTCTAAGGGGAACGCGATGATAGCGGACATGTTCAAGTTCAATTCCAAGCTCAAGTTCAGGTTCTGACATACCAAATAAACCAAAAGAGAGCTAAGCCGGGACGAAACCCGTGCTTAGCTCTCTTTTCTATGGCTTCATTATGATCTAACACGATAAGCTAAACGTTATACGTGCAGGACTTGTTTTTCATCCGATAATCCCAGCGCTTTGGCTGTTGAAGAATGAACCTCTTTGAGGAGATCCAGATTCTCCACAAGGGATATGCCGTAGGAAGGAATCATTTCCTTGATCTTTGGCTCCCATGCCTCCATATGCTGCGGGAAGCACCGCTGAAGAATCTCAAGCATGACCTGAACCGCGGTGGATGCACCCGGTGATGCACCTAACAAAGCCGCAATTGTTCCATCTGCAGATGTGACCACTTCCGTACCGAATTGGAGCGTTCCTTTGCCACCTTGGACGGTATCCTTGATGACCTGAACACGCTGCCCTGCCAGAACCATATCCCAATCCTCACTCTTCGCACCCGGAACAAAATCACGCAATTCTGCCATACGTTGTTCTTTGGATAACATCAGTTGTTGGATCAGATATTTGGTCAAAGAAATTTCTTTGACACCTGCTGCAAGCATCGTAAGCAGATTATGCATCTTAACCGACGTGATTAAGTCAGCATTGGAACCCGTCTTCAGGAACTTCGGCGAGAACCCGGCAAACGGTCCGAATAACAGCGACTTCTTATTGTCGATAAACCGGGTATCCAGATGTGGAACGGACATAGGCGGAGCCCCTACCGAAGCCTTACCATATACCTTGGCATGATGCTGTTCCACGACTTTTTGATTTTTGCACACCATAAAGATGCCACTGACCGGGAATCCGCCGATATGTTTACCTTCCGGAATGCCCGTCTTCTGGAGCAAATGCAGACTTCCGCCGCCCGCACCAATGAAGACGAATTTCGCCTTATGGCGTTCGACTGCACCGCTCTTCAGGTTTTTCACGGACAGTTCCCATTGTCCATCGCTGGTGCGTTTCATATTCTTCACGCTATGTTGGTAGTGGATGCCCACGTGTTGTTCCTTCAAATGTTTGATTAGCATACGCGTTAAAGCACCAAAGTTAACGTCCGTACCGGAGTCAATTTTGGTTGCTGCAACAGGCTCATTACTTGTACGATCTTTCATCATTAGCGGCATCCATTTCGCCAGTTCTTTCTTGTTATCCGAGAATTCCATGCCTGCGAACAACGGGTGATTCGACAAGGAGTCATAACGTCTTTTCAAAAACTGGACATTGCTCTCTCCATGTACATAACTCAAATGAGGAATCGGCATAATGAAGTCCCGCGGATTACGAATCAGACGGCTATTGACGAGATAGGACCAAAATTGCTTTGAGATCTGAAATTGTTCATTCACTTTAATCGCTTTGCTAATATCTACGGTTCCGTCTGGTCGTTCAACGGTATAGTTAAGTTCGCACAATGCAGCATGCCCGGTTCCGGCATTATTCCATTCATTGGAACTTTCCTCTCCTGCAGTGGCTAGCTTTTCGAAAACCTTAATATTCCAGTCTGGTGCCAATTCTTTTAGCAAAGTTCCCAAAGTTGCACTCATAATTCCGGC
Coding sequences:
- a CDS encoding malate:quinone oxidoreductase, translated to MSQGQTSTDVILIGAGIMSATLGTLLKELAPDWNIKVFEKLATAGEESSNEWNNAGTGHAALCELNYTVERPDGTVDISKAIKVNEQFQISKQFWSYLVNSRLIRNPRDFIMPIPHLSYVHGESNVQFLKRRYDSLSNHPLFAGMEFSDNKKELAKWMPLMMKDRTSNEPVAATKIDSGTDVNFGALTRMLIKHLKEQHVGIHYQHSVKNMKRTSDGQWELSVKNLKSGAVERHKAKFVFIGAGGGSLHLLQKTGIPEGKHIGGFPVSGIFMVCKNQKVVEQHHAKVYGKASVGAPPMSVPHLDTRFIDNKKSLLFGPFAGFSPKFLKTGSNADLITSVKMHNLLTMLAAGVKEISLTKYLIQQLMLSKEQRMAELRDFVPGAKSEDWDMVLAGQRVQVIKDTVQGGKGTLQFGTEVVTSADGTIAALLGASPGASTAVQVMLEILQRCFPQHMEAWEPKIKEMIPSYGISLVENLDLLKEVHSSTAKALGLSDEKQVLHV
- a CDS encoding ATP-binding protein, producing the protein MKPITYKKTPRYVLLSILFLTILLGFRWIWSETFTIPAHPEPIEGLLDLRGWDLANTSPISLDGEWEFYPQTLISTRDAKITDNPSSWIQVPDDWRNALPQSSSSFGYGTYRLRILLDPSVEEVSLWAQKIQASSIIEMNGTIVAEFGQPATHAEAYRPERTAFTTSYVLDGASELNLLVQTANFDDPYSGGITRSLYFGSPEAIGSERGLSIDLQKITFAILILHSLYAFVMFLFIRKERALLTFSMLTLVAALTVVSDHDSLLLSWIPLNFTWIVKAKALSYPLFAFFLLQMARSFSHSLQGRRLFRAYASMLGIYFVFLLIAPVTLVYHVLETGLSNFLYLFAIGWSVYLFFRMAAEKRRDASFLLFAATSSLSSVLWGIVNSHSEITNVYYPIDVIAAIFGFAAYWFRKYFRNSSEIEKLYEQLKEEDRQKDQFLVNTAHELRTPLHGIINIAESIAVRERRKSGGQQAEDMKLLVTIGRRMSQLVDDLLDVIRLKEKRITLQKKPLSLASVIPGVIGMFRFMAEGKPIHMQVDIPDSLPLIQADERRLVQVLYNLLHNALKFTDEGTITVSVREHGEYVLIQISDTGVGMSEEIQQRIFEAYEQGTPEARLSGGIGLGLNISRQLTELHGGQLTVQSVPGQGSTFQISLPREDTASLSDQTEQQWDAHSFDEIAIAEPQQQTVSHDKTAARILAVDDDPVNLRVLISMLANEPYHIQPAASALEALELLDKEPWDLLIADVMMPHISGYELTEKVRKRYSVSELPILLLTARNEPADVYAGFMAGATDYVTKPVDAVELRHRIGSLIVLKQSIDERLRMEAAYLQAQIQPHFLFNTLNSIMVLSEMDTERMQKLGDAFIEYLQTSFHFVNSEKMVEVTHELDLSRAYLYIEKERFMHRLNVIWDIPDDLDLSLPPLTIQPLIENAVRHGILSKVEGGTVHIRIINQTASTLIEIEDDGVGMQPEQIERALAWPKKGPGGTGGIGLTNTHRRLTQMYGQGLTIVSSPGQGTKVSFVIPLDHSIRA
- a CDS encoding response regulator gives rise to the protein MRVILVDDEYLALSRLNKLLQEREDCEVIGSFLTAQEAIDQIKLHLPEIVFMDVQMPGMNGIEATERIHEVSPGTEVIFTTAYNEHALTAYGLEVLDYIMKPVTRDRLEKTMKMYQRRTVSASLNIAEGPSMLIRCLGMLQVQVHPNETPKHMKFRTTKIRELFAYLLHHRNKPIKRDKLLELLWPELDERRGISNLHSGIHRLRSMMNEFMGEDKMVIRYQQFGYLLETGEFRIDVEEWESRLNRLPLLSSSTIAEHRQTSDQYEGKYYGEDDYVWAELERQRLHALWRNHAMQLAQYYIELGQNTEALTLYHRVQQFEPSLEEVGLALMKTYDRLGNKDPVIAQYNQLVTTLEQEAGIRPGLEVELWYQQWKNSNI